A single window of Cheilinus undulatus linkage group 12, ASM1832078v1, whole genome shotgun sequence DNA harbors:
- the LOC121519080 gene encoding actin filament-associated protein 1-like 1, whose translation MDSKRQSVVMERLVNELGSLLKMLDHETVSPATSEKMASVRNILDSLPLSVNGSDVYMNSCLYGNGTSFVESLFEDFDCDLHMLSASPEEQKDHKEEEAKTHLNKSTPTDTPPPLPTTPLPDDYYEEAVPLDPGSTPQYFTTNMNTSRNSVEDAYYEDADNNYPVTRINGPPKNSYNDSDALSSSYESYEEEDEEAKGRDQREESSDVPVRDCRICAFLLRKKRFGQWAKQLVVVRDNKLQCFKSIKESTPQTELPLTLCNVIYVPKEGRKKRHELRFSLPGGEALVLAVQSKEQAQRWLKVVQDVGSQSGNTEGLDGSTSPIIQRKLELDKVLQCDRQASDSDSGPTADNQSTAQGPGRDWTDSLNRGKRGAFSELTGSMSRAAGKKINRIITFSKKKPPLPGEPSSSSNHHDNPRCGYLSVCLSGSWKERWCVVRDGSLYLQKDPGDQRPPVIVVSLKGAEVVTGSLGPKHPFSFCILQGGNELASLEASCSEDLGRWLGVLFAETGSTTLPEELHYDYIDVDTLTDIRHAARHSFLWATTTAASSISASTDSRMYDEVYESIEDGDAESRPGQIRRHASFSSRDSEKTEQQAAVKRHASNVNQYGRYGKTRAEEDARRYLKQKEELEKQKEELRNALISLRREKKEVKEEMKSVTGHSVEQRLAKLETLCKQKEEERVELELRLTEVKENLKKSLARGALGPPTDTKISIKAQGSKVEKVYNGTVPVNSASELRKRPPSLYASSKGNVMQKAKEWESKKGT comes from the exons TCAATGGATCAGATGTCTACATGAATAGCTGTCTCTATGGCAACGGGACCAGTTTTGTTGAGTCGCTGTTTGAGGATTTTG ACTGTgatctgcacatgctcagtgcATCTCCTGAGGAGCAGAAAGATCACAAAGAGGAAGAGGCGAAGACTCACCTGAATAAATCT ACTCCAACGGACACGCCTCCTCCTCTGCCAACCACCCCTCTTCCTGATGACTACTATGAGGAGGCCGTTCCCCTCGATCCTGGATCCACGCCTCAGTATTTCACCACCAACATGAACA catccAGGAACTCAGTGGAGGACGCCTACTATGAAGATGCAGACAATAACTATCCTGTCACCAGGATTAATGGACCTCCAAAAAACTCCT ACAACGACTCAGACGCTCTGAGTAGTTCATACGAGTCTTatgaagaagaggatgaagaggccAAAGGGCGGGACCAGAGGGAGGAGAGCTCGGATGTTCCAGTCAGAGACTGTCGCATTTGTGCCTTCCTGTTACGAAAGAAACGCTTTGGTCAGTGGGCTAAACAGCTGGTGGTTGTCCGAGATAACAAACTGCAG TGCTTTAAGAGCATCAAAGAGAGCACTCCTCAAACAGAGCTCCCGCTGACTCTCTGCAATGTCATCTACGTCCCGAAGGAAGGGCGGAAAAAGAGACATGAGTTACGCTTCTCGCTGCCTGGAGGCGAAGCTCTGGTCCTGGCAGTTCAGAGTAAAGAGCAAGCGCAGCGATGGCTCAAG GTGGTGCAAGATGTTGGCAGCCAAAGTGGCAATACTGAGGGACTGGATGGGTCCACCTCTCCAATTATACAGAGGAAGCTGGAGCTTGACAag GTTCTGCAGTGTGACAGGCAGGCATCAGACTCAGACAGTGGGCCAACAGCAGACAATCAGTCCACTGCACAGGGACCAGGACGGGACTGGACTGACTCACTGA ACAGGGGGAAGCGAGGAGCCTTCTCTGAGCTGACGGGGTCGATGAGCCGAGCTGCTGGGAAGAAAATCAATCGGATCATCACTTTCTCCAAAAAGAAACCTCCTTTACCAGGAGAGCCTTCCTCTTCTTCCAACCATCATGACAACCCACGCTGTG gATACCTCAGCGTGTGTCTGAGCGGTTCGTGGAAGGAGCGTTGGTGCGTGGTGCGAGATGGGAGCTTGTACCTGCAGAAGGACCCCGGGGACCAGCGGCCTCCAGTCATCGTGGTGTCACTCAAAGGTGCAGAGGTGGTGACAGGCAGCCTTGGCCCCAAACATCCTTTCTCCTTCTGCATCCTGCAGGGAGGCAACGAGCTGGCATCTTTGGAG GCCAGCTGCTCAGAGGATCTTGGACGCTGGCTGGGTGTTTTGTTTGCAGAGACCGGCAGCACCACACTCCCTGAAGAGCTGCACTACGACTACATCGACGTGGACACGCTCACCGATATCCGGCACGCTGCCAGACACTCCTTCCT ttGGGCCACCACCACCGCAGCGTCATCCATCAGTGCCTCGACAGACTCCAGGATGTACGATGAAGTCTATGAAAGTATTGAG GATGGGGATGCAGAGAGCAGACCTGGACAGATAAGACGCCATGCATCATTCTCCAGCAGGGACTCCGAAAAAACTGAACAACAGGCTGCTGTCAAGAGGCACGCCTCCA ATGTGAATCAGTATGGACGGTATGGGAAGACGCGTGCAGAGGAGGATGCCAGGCGTTACCTGAAAcagaaagaggagctggagAAGCAGAAGGAGGAGCTCAGAAATGCCCTGATTTCACTCCGCAGGGAGAAGAAGGAGGtgaaggaggagatgaagaGCGTTACAG GTCACAGTGTGGAACAGCGGCTAGCCAAGCTGGAGACGTTGTGTaaacagaaagaggaggagagggtggAGCTGGAGCTCAGACTGACAGAGGTCAAAGAAAACCTGAAGAAGTCATTGGCTAGAGGAGCTCTGGGCCCACCCACTGACACCAAGATCAGTATAAAG gcTCAGGGCAGCAAGGTTGAAAAAGTTTACAATGGGACTGTTCCGGTCAACTCAGCATCTGAGCTCCGAAAACGCCCTCCGTCTCTTTACGCCTCCTCAAAGGGGAACGTCATGCAGAAGGCAAAG GAGTGGGAGTCAAAGAAGGGCACATAA
- the fgf13b gene encoding fibroblast growth factor 13b isoform X4 has protein sequence MSFPLRRSTSEPQLKGIVTRLSSRQGFQLQMQPDGTIDGTKDEDSTYAVFNLIPVGLRVVAIQGVQTKLYLAMNNEGFLYTSEHFTPECKFKESVFENYYVTYSSMLYRQQASGRAWYLGLNKEGGIMKGNHVKKNKAAAHFIPKPLKVAMYREPSLHDLTELSRSGSGTPTKSRSASALLNGGGKSPSTNDLS, from the exons ATGAGTTTCCCTCTCCGCCGATCCACCTCAG AGCCCCAGTTGAAGGGCATTGTGACCAGGCTCTCCAGTCGACAAGGCTTCCAGCTGCAGATGCAGCCTGATGGCACCATCGATGGAACCAAGGATGAAGACAGTACATATG CTGTGTTCAACCTGATCCCAGTGGGGCTTCGTGTTGTGGCCATCCAGGGCGTCCAGACCAAACTGTATCTGGCGATGAACAACGAAGGCTTTCTTTACACCTCT gAACACTTCACCCCAGAGTGCAAGTTTAAGGAGTCGGTGTTTGAGAACTACTACGTCACCTACTCCTCCATGCTGTACCGGCAGCAGGCCTCCGGTCGGGCCTGGTACCTCGGACTCAACAAGGAGGGCGGCATCATGAAGGGGAACCACGTCAAGAAGAACAAGGCAGCAGCACACTTCATACCCAAACCGCTCAAAG TGGCCATGTATAGGGAGCCCTCCCTCCACGACCTGACAGAACTCTCAAGGTCGGGCAGCGGCACGCCAACCAAGAGCCGCAGCGCGTCGGCTCTACTTAACGGAGGAGGAAAATCGCCCAGCACCAATGACTTATCCTAG
- the fgf13b gene encoding fibroblast growth factor 13b isoform X1, which translates to MSRAAAIASSLIRQKRQAREREKANACRGGGSPSNSKGTNEKPSKLNVFSRVKLFGSRKKRKRRRPPEPQLKGIVTRLSSRQGFQLQMQPDGTIDGTKDEDSTYAVFNLIPVGLRVVAIQGVQTKLYLAMNNEGFLYTSEHFTPECKFKESVFENYYVTYSSMLYRQQASGRAWYLGLNKEGGIMKGNHVKKNKAAAHFIPKPLKVAMYREPSLHDLTELSRSGSGTPTKSRSASALLNGGGKSPSTNDLS; encoded by the exons ATGTCCCGGGCAGCGGCGATCGCCAGCTCCCTGATCCGCCAGAAGCGGCAGGCGAGGGAGCGCGAGAAGGCGAACGCGTGCCGCGGCGGCGGCAGCCCGAGCAACAGCAAAGGCACCAACGAGAAGCCGAGCAAGCTGAACGTGTTCTCGCGCGTTAAATTGTTTGGATCGAGGAAGAAACGGAAGAGAAGGCGACCACCAG AGCCCCAGTTGAAGGGCATTGTGACCAGGCTCTCCAGTCGACAAGGCTTCCAGCTGCAGATGCAGCCTGATGGCACCATCGATGGAACCAAGGATGAAGACAGTACATATG CTGTGTTCAACCTGATCCCAGTGGGGCTTCGTGTTGTGGCCATCCAGGGCGTCCAGACCAAACTGTATCTGGCGATGAACAACGAAGGCTTTCTTTACACCTCT gAACACTTCACCCCAGAGTGCAAGTTTAAGGAGTCGGTGTTTGAGAACTACTACGTCACCTACTCCTCCATGCTGTACCGGCAGCAGGCCTCCGGTCGGGCCTGGTACCTCGGACTCAACAAGGAGGGCGGCATCATGAAGGGGAACCACGTCAAGAAGAACAAGGCAGCAGCACACTTCATACCCAAACCGCTCAAAG TGGCCATGTATAGGGAGCCCTCCCTCCACGACCTGACAGAACTCTCAAGGTCGGGCAGCGGCACGCCAACCAAGAGCCGCAGCGCGTCGGCTCTACTTAACGGAGGAGGAAAATCGCCCAGCACCAATGACTTATCCTAG
- the fgf13b gene encoding fibroblast growth factor 13b isoform X3, whose product MSGKTKSKEDKDHAAKEPQLKGIVTRLSSRQGFQLQMQPDGTIDGTKDEDSTYAVFNLIPVGLRVVAIQGVQTKLYLAMNNEGFLYTSEHFTPECKFKESVFENYYVTYSSMLYRQQASGRAWYLGLNKEGGIMKGNHVKKNKAAAHFIPKPLKVAMYREPSLHDLTELSRSGSGTPTKSRSASALLNGGGKSPSTNDLS is encoded by the exons AGCCCCAGTTGAAGGGCATTGTGACCAGGCTCTCCAGTCGACAAGGCTTCCAGCTGCAGATGCAGCCTGATGGCACCATCGATGGAACCAAGGATGAAGACAGTACATATG CTGTGTTCAACCTGATCCCAGTGGGGCTTCGTGTTGTGGCCATCCAGGGCGTCCAGACCAAACTGTATCTGGCGATGAACAACGAAGGCTTTCTTTACACCTCT gAACACTTCACCCCAGAGTGCAAGTTTAAGGAGTCGGTGTTTGAGAACTACTACGTCACCTACTCCTCCATGCTGTACCGGCAGCAGGCCTCCGGTCGGGCCTGGTACCTCGGACTCAACAAGGAGGGCGGCATCATGAAGGGGAACCACGTCAAGAAGAACAAGGCAGCAGCACACTTCATACCCAAACCGCTCAAAG TGGCCATGTATAGGGAGCCCTCCCTCCACGACCTGACAGAACTCTCAAGGTCGGGCAGCGGCACGCCAACCAAGAGCCGCAGCGCGTCGGCTCTACTTAACGGAGGAGGAAAATCGCCCAGCACCAATGACTTATCCTAG
- the fgf13b gene encoding fibroblast growth factor 13b isoform X2 translates to MACIQQPGQWTPDTPRIKQPQLKGIVTRLSSRQGFQLQMQPDGTIDGTKDEDSTYAVFNLIPVGLRVVAIQGVQTKLYLAMNNEGFLYTSEHFTPECKFKESVFENYYVTYSSMLYRQQASGRAWYLGLNKEGGIMKGNHVKKNKAAAHFIPKPLKVAMYREPSLHDLTELSRSGSGTPTKSRSASALLNGGGKSPSTNDLS, encoded by the exons AGCCCCAGTTGAAGGGCATTGTGACCAGGCTCTCCAGTCGACAAGGCTTCCAGCTGCAGATGCAGCCTGATGGCACCATCGATGGAACCAAGGATGAAGACAGTACATATG CTGTGTTCAACCTGATCCCAGTGGGGCTTCGTGTTGTGGCCATCCAGGGCGTCCAGACCAAACTGTATCTGGCGATGAACAACGAAGGCTTTCTTTACACCTCT gAACACTTCACCCCAGAGTGCAAGTTTAAGGAGTCGGTGTTTGAGAACTACTACGTCACCTACTCCTCCATGCTGTACCGGCAGCAGGCCTCCGGTCGGGCCTGGTACCTCGGACTCAACAAGGAGGGCGGCATCATGAAGGGGAACCACGTCAAGAAGAACAAGGCAGCAGCACACTTCATACCCAAACCGCTCAAAG TGGCCATGTATAGGGAGCCCTCCCTCCACGACCTGACAGAACTCTCAAGGTCGGGCAGCGGCACGCCAACCAAGAGCCGCAGCGCGTCGGCTCTACTTAACGGAGGAGGAAAATCGCCCAGCACCAATGACTTATCCTAG